In the Gemmatimonadota bacterium genome, one interval contains:
- a CDS encoding proline--tRNA ligase: protein MRYRQTFIPTLREDPTEAEVISHKLLLRAGMMRQVARGVYDFLPLGLRVVRKVENIVREEMNRAGAQEILMPAVCP, encoded by the coding sequence GTGCGTTATCGCCAAACATTCATCCCAACATTACGTGAAGATCCGACCGAGGCCGAAGTCATCAGCCACAAGCTCTTACTGCGCGCCGGTATGATGCGCCAGGTGGCGCGCGGCGTGTATGACTTTCTGCCGCTCGGGCTGCGCGTTGTGCGGAAAGTCGAAAACATTGTACGCGAAGAAATGAACCGCGCAGGGGCCCAGGAAATTCTCATGCCGGCGGTCTGTCCGG